AACCCTTATTCCATTAgtgatgatgttttaaaataagttattgtatcaaatttattttgattttttgagataAAATCTACAAAATCAAAAGGTTGGCATAAAACAGACTACTTTCTTCTTTCGACTAAAATTAATACCTTTCATATTAAATTAGCATAAAATCTGGGTTTGGAAACATATATGGAAAGGGTGATTTTTTACCCACGTTTTACTCCAATCACAGCTTAGAcatgtttggcattgcgttttaaaagtgtttttgaaaaaaaatttatttttatttttattttgaattaatatgttttttatgttttcaaatcattttaatgtgctgatctcaaaaataatttttaaaaaataaaaaaatattattgacatacttttcttaatgaaacaaatatttttcctATTCTTAAAGAGTAGTGTCGCACGTGTGTGGTTTCACAAAAAttgtccaccctcaaggaaaaattgtAAGGGTCTACCTGGCAAATGtgtagagacaaggaattcttgtctcctatcagtgaaaaatttgaatgggagtcgccacctagtattctggtcactaggaatcctaactAGTCTTAGAGATTAGGTAcagagactggttgcgtaaagggaatgTATTAGCACCCTAAATACGCTCTACCTAAGGTAGGATGCATTgctttaatgtctgataaaatctaagttcTTGTTATGGTTTCTATTTGTtgatctgtctatggttcaagataAGTTCTCCTTTGTAAGGAGATCAttatcttatcaggtaaaaaacctaattgttttaagtcatcaaaataaaatacatttttaatatcaggaatacgttttacgtataaattcataaaccctgatattaaaaataaaacaaaataaaatttttgttgtttttgaaatattggccaatgttctcttgactttaataaaactagttattaaagtcaaaatgcatgctaaaacattgttttttttttttttatgtatgaaaaatacaatatgatttttagctttgaaacacttggccgtatgcacaaaaatatttttctcttttttcaaatttttttttgaatttctggaagttttgacgaaaacctggtattttaatatcggatttgGTATTTTTAACGACATAAACTACAGATCgatattaagtaaaaaaaagacataaatcaAAAGGTGAGCAAatcacaacatatatatatatatatatatatatatatatatatatatatatatatttgaaatgggttgggccaaacctggcccatCTACATGTGTGAACAGTGCCCTCCATTATTCACATGCTAGGTGAATAGTGGAGGCATGGCAACAAAGGAGAAGAAGCgggagaaagaagaaagggaGAAGGGTTGACCTGCGGTGGCGTGGAGGCGATGCTGATGGTGGCCCGCGGCAGCTGGGAAGCTCGGTGGCAGCGGCTGCAacgcttcttctttttctatgtAAAGACAGCAACCCctgtgttttcttcttctcttttttctgtttttactcTCGGTTATCTTCTCTATATCCCTGTgcttctcctctcttctctctctattcctctgttttttttctgttcttcttctttctctttcaattttgttcctcTTTCGGTCTCCCCGACCTTCCCTACTATTCTCTCTTCCCTCTCCCCTCTTTTgtgttctctctcttctcttattgtctctctctctgtttgttttttttttttgttttcttcttccctttctgTACACTCTCCTTTTTTTGGTCTTCCCCTTCCCTTGTTTTTATAAGCAAAAACAGGGGAAGGAGACGTGGCTGGGATGGCCATTGTGCTGTCGCCCTGAACCGCCCAAGGGGTACGTCCCCTCCATTCTTCCACCATATGGCAAGCAAGTGGGTAGTCAGCATCTTTTTGAGAGAGAGCTGGCGGTGGAATAGAGGAAAAAATCTTGTTCTTCCTCCCCTGCTTCgcacgtccaggggaagaagaagacgtGGGTGCCGTTCAAAATGGCAtcgtttcaattttttttttgtgaacagtgcatgaaatggtgttgtttttctcaaaacacgtcgtttcatttaaatggatttTGGCGCCAAAACGCATCATATTCAAAATCAGTCCTTCAATTTGCACGTGTTttacattttggtccttggtctcggatttcttcaattaagtccttaattggccataaaacttcaatatttatgcaattaagctcctgatttgaccaagaactttaatttgaccccagaactttaatttcttccaattaaagcccaaattaactccaaaaatcaatttttcttgcaatcaaactctccatgaattcaattaaaccttcaataaaatttaattgagtccataaacatttgattttggacttttcttcctcaaattgaattttctttgtcaacagaGCTctcatcaatcaataaaatactgctaaattttaatctttgtatttttaaacctcctcaaccaatttttttgaccattttttgaGTGTTTTGAAATCCTTTTTCactatcatatttttttgataaatatttttgatttattattattatcattattattttgtattttattattttttatctaggatccaaaaaataggttacaacaaGTAGTACCATTATCTGGGGATCCACAAATAGGTTACAATAAGTAGTACctacaaaaacaattatgcaTGCATATTTGAACTTAATGACAAGTTTATTAGTCATACtaagtttttgttaaaatctAAAGGCTCATTAGACTGACATACccaaaaatttaacaaaacaaacttttgtcttttttttttctcaaaataaaaaaatgttttttgttctttattttttatgcttaaaataaatatactcaCAACAAACCATTACTTTGAATGTTAAGAGAAGTATAAcacgtttctttttttaaaaaaaaaagatatttttataggtttaatatttattgacatTACATTAGAGTTAGAAGTGTTGATCTGAGTTGGGTTCACTAAGCTTAATATAGGCTCACTAGTATATTCATAGATATAATTCACTAAGTAATTGAGAGTGAAAAATTTAACCAACTGGACTTTTAAAATGGTTAGGTTTGAACCTCAATAAAGAGTTTAATATATTGTGATGAACTCACCATCACCttgtaaataaatcataatagtATAGCATAACAAACTATTAGCAATGAAGACAAGACTACAATGCAATCTATTTTAGGTTGGATGTTTCAGGGATGATATTATCTTTTCTTAGACTTAACATGTCCCTTATCAtagatctctaaagaccagttaaagTTTTAAATAACTATAAGAGTcaacaagttatttttaataaaataaaataaaaagaaacaatgtcATAATAGAACAAACATTAAGTAATTTTagaaattcatattttaatgtGAGAATGATACATGAATAGTGTATATTGAATGCTTTGTAAGCCAGTTAATTGAAAGTTTTAACAAATGTTGTAActcatttttgggtccccacataagaaagagaaaaatacaaaaatatatatatagataataaaaaaaaatacaaaaagatatCAATGAAAAGAGGATGCCAAAGCGCcgaaaaaatggtcaaaattggTTTAGGAGgttcaaaatacaaatattgaaatttggcagtatatcattgactagtgagagccctattgattaagaaaactttatttgaggaagaaaaatacaaaatcaaatgttgatagactcaattaaattttatttaaggatttaatagaatttatggagggttgattgcaaaaaaatatatgttttgatagACCAAGAACCAAAATTCAAAACGCACACAAATTGAAGGATTGATGTGAAATTTGGCACTTTGGTGCtagttttcatttaaataaatggCGTGTTTTAAGCAAAATGAAAtcgtttcatgcataaaaaaaaagagacgaaACAGTGTTGTTTTGAGACGGcactgtttcttcttcttcttcccctggacgtgcaGCAGGGAAAGagaagttttgttttcttcccctTGTCTCTTCCTCCCACGTGCTTTAGAGCCCAAGTCAGACGCCACCCATCTCATGATGAGATGCTAGAGCACCCGTGCCCCGTAAGTGACGCCTCCATTGGCCACCGCTGTCAGCGCCGAGGAAGAGTAGGCAACGCGCACACCATGCACGGGCGACGATGGGACGGGGCAGGGTCAACCTCGCTCCCcctgcccctataaataccaCCCAAACCAGGGGGAAAAAAAGGGAGAGGAAAAGAGGAAAAACGACAGAAAACGGGAGGGaaaccgagagagagagagaaactgatAGTGTTGAGAGAGAAACGACTAAAACtgagaaacacaaaaacaggGGATATCGACTGGGAAACTTAGAGAGACAGACGGGGAGAAGGAATAAAAGGAATAGAAGGGATAAATCGGTGGGGAAGAAAACACCGACTGGTATCTCTGCACAATGGAGAAGAAGCGCCGCTGCTGTCACTAGGTTTCACTGTCATCGCCACCGCAGTGCCACCGAGAACAGTCACCAGTACCATCTTCAACTCAGCCATTCGAGATCATCGTCTCAGGTAAATTCCCTTCCCCTCCTCGCGCCAGTCATTAATCATCTTCTTGACAACAGAACGTGCattgtgcacgttctgcatgcaagaagaaaataattagcCGGTTACTATGCATGCGCACAGTAACCGGCTAGttaattaactggttactgtgctcATGCACAATAACcagtcatggtttttttttccttatatgacgggctggaacatcagcccagcccacgcgGCTGGGATCAGTCCAGCCCTTTTTACTTCGGGCtagaacatcagcccagccttGTTTTATTGCGgactggaacatcagcccagcccacgcgACTGGGTTGAGTCCAGCCCTGTTAGCTAAaggctggaacatcagcccagcccacgcggctaggctgagtccagccttgtGGCTGAACCCAGCCTTGTGGCTGAACCAATATAGGCCCAACCCagtccattttatttattttttttcttttttttgttcttgtgtgttttttattatatatattaaaattgtgatttttccaCGGATTTTTCTACGTCATTTAGACTAAGATTGgtctgtatttttatatcataaaaatacaaatccggtattaaaaatacctgattttcaaaaaaagaactTCTGTCTTTAGTcatacggccaagtctctcaaagctaaaaaaaaaaaaaactcatattttattttttatacaacaaagaaaacttaaaaaaatatatattattttagcatgcattttggcttcaataaccaatttattaaagtcatgagaacttggctaatatttcaaaaaaatattttgttttgttttaatgtctgggattacgaatttatacataaaacgtATTTCCAATATTAAAAAGGTAGTCCTTTATAGATATTAGACCGGTTACATTTTTACCCCAAAAGATAAGAACCTCCTTATTGAGGAGGGCTTTTTTTGAACCCTAGACGGACCAACATGATAAGACCTTAGAatcttttaaacaataaaacaatgcagcttaccttaggcagggcgtatttggggagctaataccttccctttacgcaatcagtctttgtacccaatctctgagaccagttagggttcctagtgaccaaaatactaggtggcgacttccaCTCTATCTTTCACCGCTAAGAgacaaagaattccttgtctcaccatattttccacaATAGATAGACTTACCACACTCGATGATGGGGGGTGGGCGATCACTGCGACGCTGCACGCATGCGACAACAAACACGACtatcataaaaatttagatAGTTAAGGCatacaaaattaacatattacttaaataaacaaacatataaGAGTATTTCTATCAACGACCAAATTGATATGAAGAATCAATGCTACAAACATTCGACAAATCTCTTAAACTTGTTGGATTGGCCATATTGATCCTATCATCATTTGATGTCTGTTGTGGAACGAGAAAAGGCTTAGGAGGCATTTGTAGAGATTCAATATCTGCTTCAAGCATCTGTACTACTCTAAGCATCGATGGACGATCAATAGGCTTCAATTGTATGCACCATAATGCCACTATagtcatcttttttattgtgttctttTCCTGCTCTGTCGCTTGATCTTCAAGTATATCCTTTCCTTCATTAACCtggtcataaatccatgaaggGAAGTACATCTGACTTGAATGATCTGCCAATGCATTCAGATTTTTTCTTCTACCAACCATTTCCATCAACAACATCCCAAAACTATAGACATCAGCTTTGTAAGAGACACCTCCGATACTTTTGTAAAATAACTCAGGAGCCATGTATCCTATCGTTCCTCTAGCCATAGTAAGGGACACAATGCTATTATTAGTTGGATACAATTTTGCAAGTCCAAAATCTGAGACTTTTGGAGTGAAATTTTCATCGAGAAGAATGTTGTGAGGCTTGATGTCAAAATGCAAAATCTGCATGTCACAACCTTGATGTAGATATTCAATGCCACGAGCCACCCCAAGagaaatttcatatattttctggTTGCTCAGCGGTATGGTACCTTGCCtagaaaaaatatacttttcaagAGATCCATTAGGCATGAACTCATATATAAGGGCACGCTTTGAGCCCTCAACAGTAAAGCCTATGAGCTGCACCACATTGCAATGGTGAATTCTTCCAATGGTTGCAACTTCATTGATAAATTCTTGCCCATTACCTTTTTCTTTGCGCAACATTTTTACAGCTGCAAAACGGCCACTACGAAGCTTTCCTTTGTACACTGAGCCATAACCTCCTTCACCTAACTTGTCATTGAATCCGTGAGTTATCTTCTTAATCTCCGAGTAAGAATACCTTATAAGCGTGAGATTATGATCATGACTTTGCAAGAATTCTTCAATCTTACAATACATTGATAAATGCCTTCTTTGCCATTTATAGACCAATAAGGTTATGAGACATGGAAGCCCACAAATGAATAATAATGTATGATATATCCCTGCATATAGACATTATAAGAACATTAATCAATTATGGAaacatattatttgttattagattgccatgtaaattttttttctaaatgaaatTATGATTCTTAATTCAAACATGTATCAACAaaagcattgattttttttttaatttgaaattcttatcaccaaataaaatttaattgagatttcattgatttaagggaaaaatcaaaaacatgaatatatatCAAGTTTTTCTTGCCAATATatgttgttttcaaattttgtaattttattcattaacttataaaatatctCTCTTTATTTCTTAGAACAGCAATTAAAATGAGTCCTCAAactttaattcatttttttaattccatcctaATCCTCTAATTTTAAACTCAGAGCTCtaataaacaatgaaataattgTATATTTCACACCTccattcttgatatttttaatattatttttttattcgttcAGTCCCTTTactctagatattttttaatatgatcccTCTATTGTGATTTGATCAATGCTTCCATTAAATGTCAACGCATGCCAAGAATATAGAATTTTacacctatatttttttaaaaaaaaaaataattaaaaatttgtataaaatcaacaattgagaaatattagaaaagaatttcaaattttgaaaattgagataaatttgaataaaaaaattagattgaaaaatgaaattgacaaaccattagaaaaaaaaaaaacaccatagagtattgtaaatattattttttcataacaaagaaaaagagaaaaataaaatatgttaagtcattcttttctatttaaattttttatcttttaatatttaattttttttaagtactccatttcttcttctttttttactagatgctttgcaatttattttttctatttttaattgataatgttttagaTATGCAAAAGATAATGGATGAAACCATTGAAGTACCAATACTTAGAGATAATATCGCCCTTAATGGTTTCGAATCTTAATATACATTCattgtccattttaaaatttcaatgaagggttacaatttatttttttccattttaatctAGTATTTAATTTGTCTCTAAGAGTTTTAGagattttaagtttgatttttttccctaatgtttcccatttgttattttttataatttgtattatctttcttttatttttggtaactttgcatttctaaatttttgacACTTATCCATATTTAATGGAAAAAATGACATCGGTTGCAAGAAAATAAGTAATTAGAATTGAATTGaggaatttaaatttgaaagacttatttttaacaatttaattgatgaaaatGAGCAAAAGGTAATGCATGGATGAAACCATTAAATATGTATCtctaaaattgatattatcttttaaatattttgcatcttaatatatacatacatttaATGGTTCACAGTTATTCCAAGAAAGCAAAAGAGAACACTTACCGATGAACACAAGTAGAAGTAGTGTAATGAGCAAAACTGTGAGAATGCTTAGTGCATATAAAGAGATGTTCTTCGTGCTATGCTTTCCtgccaaataaataaatgaagggAATGAAGACAAATAGAAACTAAGAAACACAAACAATATTACATAAAGGCTATGCTCTTTACAATCGCTTAATTTGGATAGTTGCCTTGGACACTCCCCTCCTCTATGAGCCAAGAAAGTTTCAATA
This region of Populus alba chromosome 3, ASM523922v2, whole genome shotgun sequence genomic DNA includes:
- the LOC118055639 gene encoding LEAF RUST 10 DISEASE-RESISTANCEUS RECEPTOR-LIKE PROTEIN KINASE-like 2.4 isoform X8, with protein sequence MLSGISKHLFGAYPALLLLVILAGHQSCSASKNSTVDCAPSSCGNIHNISFPFRLSTDPNSCGDKKYELTCENNRPALYLNNGVKYYVQAIHYSNFTIRLVVADVQKDDCFSIPRHSLFLDDYLPYRIYGWFGYDIPSSVSFSFISCPKPIPSPPHYIVDASSCKNGSTLFNSHNMEGYSSYVFIGDSLGGIPDSCRVNLIYLAPFTFQPKNRTNISYIDVRDTILYGFDLSWSGACCDFLKENPCNFDEAEISFQCRFLADYILTYLSYLVIDLWPLNRYLPGKHSTKNISLYALSILTVLLITLLLLVFIGIYHTLLFICGLPCLITLLVYKWQRRHLSMYCKIEEFLQSHDHNLTLIRYSYSEIKKITHGFNDKLGEGGYGSVYKGKLRSGRFAAVKMLRKEKGNGQEFINEVATIGRIHHCNVVQLIGFTVEGSKRALIYEFMPNGSLEKYIFSRQGTIPLSNQKIYEISLGVARGIEYLHQGCDMQILHFDIKPHNILLDENFTPKVSDFGLAKLYPTNNSIVSLTMARGTIGYMAPELFYKSIGGVSYKADVYSFGMLLMEMVGRRKNLNALADHSSQMYFPSWIYDQVNEGKDILEDQATEQEKNTIKKMTIVALWCIQLKPIDRPSMLRVVQMLEADIESLQMPPKPFLVPQQTSNDDRINMANPTSLRDLSNVCSIDSSYQFGR
- the LOC118055639 gene encoding LEAF RUST 10 DISEASE-RESISTANCEUS RECEPTOR-LIKE PROTEIN KINASE-like 2.4 isoform X3 → MLSGISKHLFGAYPALLLLVILAGHQSCSASKNSTVDCAPSSCGNIHNISFPFRLSTDPNSCGDKKYELTCENNRPALYLNNGVKYYVQAIHYSNFTIRLVVADVQKDDCFSIPRHSLFLDDYLPYRIYGWFGYDIPSSVSFSFISCPKPIPSPPHYIVDASSCKNGSTLFNSHNMEGYSSYVFIGDSLGGIPDSCRVNLIYLAPFTFQPKNRTNISYIDVRDTILYGFDLSWSGACCDFLKENPCNFDEAEISFQCRLIGNPIEFAMGFLADYILTYLSYLVIDLWPLNRYLPAVRLTFYGSSGKHSTKNISLYALSILTVLLITLLLLVFIGIYHTLLFICGLPCLITLLVYKWQRRHLSMYCKIEEFLQSHDHNLTLIRYSYSEIKKITHGFNDKLGEGGYGSVYKGKLRSGRFAAVKMLRKEKGNGQEFINEVATIGRIHHCNVVQLIGFTVEGSKRALIYEFMPNGSLEKYIFSRQGTIPLSNQKIYEISLGVARGIEYLHQGCDMQILHFDIKPHNILLDENFTPKVSDFGLAKLYPTNNSIVSLTMARGTIGYMAPELFYKSIGGVSYKADVYSFGMLLMEMVGRRKNLNALADHSSQMYFPSWIYDQVNEGKDILEDQATEQEKNTIKKMTIVALWCIQLKPIDRPSMLRVVQMLEADIESLQMPPKPFLVPQQTSNDDRINMANPTSLRDLSNVCSIDSSYQFGR
- the LOC118055639 gene encoding LEAF RUST 10 DISEASE-RESISTANCEUS RECEPTOR-LIKE PROTEIN KINASE-like 2.4 isoform X2: MLSGISKHLFGAYPALLLLVILAGHQSCSASKNSTVDCAPSSCGNIHNISFPFRLSTDPNSCGDKKYELTCENNRPALYLNNGVKYYVQAIHYSNFTIRLVVADVQKDDCFSIPRHSLFLDDYLPYRIYGWFGYDIPSSVSFSFISCPKPIPSPPHYIVDASSCKNGSTLFNSHNMEGYSSYVFIGDSLGGIPDSCRVNLIYLAPFTFQPKNRTNISYIDVRDTILYGFDLSWSGACCDFLKENPCNFDEAEISFQCRLIGNPIEFAMGFLADYILTYLSYLVIDLWPLNRYLPGGLELNLYKNGKHSTKNISLYALSILTVLLITLLLLVFIGIYHTLLFICGLPCLITLLVYKWQRRHLSMYCKIEEFLQSHDHNLTLIRYSYSEIKKITHGFNDKLGEGGYGSVYKGKLRSGRFAAVKMLRKEKGNGQEFINEVATIGRIHHCNVVQLIGFTVEGSKRALIYEFMPNGSLEKYIFSRQGTIPLSNQKIYEISLGVARGIEYLHQGCDMQILHFDIKPHNILLDENFTPKVSDFGLAKLYPTNNSIVSLTMARGTIGYMAPELFYKSIGGVSYKADVYSFGMLLMEMVGRRKNLNALADHSSQMYFPSWIYDQVNEGKDILEDQATEQEKNTIKKMTIVALWCIQLKPIDRPSMLRVVQMLEADIESLQMPPKPFLVPQQTSNDDRINMANPTSLRDLSNVCSIDSSYQFGR
- the LOC118055639 gene encoding LEAF RUST 10 DISEASE-RESISTANCEUS RECEPTOR-LIKE PROTEIN KINASE-like 2.4 isoform X5, which encodes MLSGISKHLFGAYPALLLLVILAGHQSCSASKNSTVDCAPSSCGNIHNISFPFRLSTDPNSCGDKKYELTCENNRPALYLNNGVKYYVQAIHYSNFTIRLVVADVQKDDCFSIPRHSLFLDDYLPYRIYGWFGYDIPSSVSFSFISCPKPIPSPPHYIVDASSCKNGSTLFNSHNMEGYSSYVFIGDSLGGIPDSCRVNLIYLAPFTFQPKNRTNISYIDVRDTILYGFDLSWSGACCDFLKENPCNFDEAEISFQCRLIGNPIEFAMGFLADYILTYLSYLVIDLWPLNRYLPGKHSTKNISLYALSILTVLLITLLLLVFIGIYHTLLFICGLPCLITLLVYKWQRRHLSMYCKIEEFLQSHDHNLTLIRYSYSEIKKITHGFNDKLGEGGYGSVYKGKLRSGRFAAVKMLRKEKGNGQEFINEVATIGRIHHCNVVQLIGFTVEGSKRALIYEFMPNGSLEKYIFSRQGTIPLSNQKIYEISLGVARGIEYLHQGCDMQILHFDIKPHNILLDENFTPKVSDFGLAKLYPTNNSIVSLTMARGTIGYMAPELFYKSIGGVSYKADVYSFGMLLMEMVGRRKNLNALADHSSQMYFPSWIYDQVNEGKDILEDQATEQEKNTIKKMTIVALWCIQLKPIDRPSMLRVVQMLEADIESLQMPPKPFLVPQQTSNDDRINMANPTSLRDLSNVCSIDSSYQFGR
- the LOC118055639 gene encoding LEAF RUST 10 DISEASE-RESISTANCEUS RECEPTOR-LIKE PROTEIN KINASE-like 2.4 isoform X7, translated to MLSGISKHLFGAYPALLLLVILAGHQSCSASKNSTVDCAPSSCGNIHNISFPFRLSTDPNSCGDKKYELTCENNRPALYLNNGVKYYVQAIHYSNFTIRLVVADVQKDDCFSIPRHSLFLDDYLPYRIYGWFGYDIPSSVSFSFISCPKPIPSPPHYIVDASSCKNGSTLFNSHNMEGYSSYVFIGDSLGGIPDSCRVNLIYLAPFTFQPKNRTNISYIDVRDTILYGFDLSWSGACCDFLKENPCNFDEAEISFQCRFLADYILTYLSYLVIDLWPLNRYLPAVRLTFYGSSGKHSTKNISLYALSILTVLLITLLLLVFIGIYHTLLFICGLPCLITLLVYKWQRRHLSMYCKIEEFLQSHDHNLTLIRYSYSEIKKITHGFNDKLGEGGYGSVYKGKLRSGRFAAVKMLRKEKGNGQEFINEVATIGRIHHCNVVQLIGFTVEGSKRALIYEFMPNGSLEKYIFSRQGTIPLSNQKIYEISLGVARGIEYLHQGCDMQILHFDIKPHNILLDENFTPKVSDFGLAKLYPTNNSIVSLTMARGTIGYMAPELFYKSIGGVSYKADVYSFGMLLMEMVGRRKNLNALADHSSQMYFPSWIYDQVNEGKDILEDQATEQEKNTIKKMTIVALWCIQLKPIDRPSMLRVVQMLEADIESLQMPPKPFLVPQQTSNDDRINMANPTSLRDLSNVCSIDSSYQFGR
- the LOC118055639 gene encoding LEAF RUST 10 DISEASE-RESISTANCEUS RECEPTOR-LIKE PROTEIN KINASE-like 2.4 isoform X4, producing the protein MLSGISKHLFGAYPALLLLVILAGHQSCSASKNSTVDCAPSSCGNIHNISFPFRLSTDPNSCGDKKYELTCENNRPALYLNNGVKYYVQAIHYSNFTIRLVVADVQKDDCFSIPRHSLFLDDYLPYRIYGWFGYDIPSSVSFSFISCPKPIPSPPHYIVDASSCKNGSTLFNSHNMEGYSSYVFIGDSLGGIPDSCRVNLIYLAPFTFQPKNRTNISYIDVRDTILYGFDLSWSGACCDFLKENPCNFDEAEISFQCRFLADYILTYLSYLVIDLWPLNRYLPAVRLTFYGSSGGLELNLYKNGKHSTKNISLYALSILTVLLITLLLLVFIGIYHTLLFICGLPCLITLLVYKWQRRHLSMYCKIEEFLQSHDHNLTLIRYSYSEIKKITHGFNDKLGEGGYGSVYKGKLRSGRFAAVKMLRKEKGNGQEFINEVATIGRIHHCNVVQLIGFTVEGSKRALIYEFMPNGSLEKYIFSRQGTIPLSNQKIYEISLGVARGIEYLHQGCDMQILHFDIKPHNILLDENFTPKVSDFGLAKLYPTNNSIVSLTMARGTIGYMAPELFYKSIGGVSYKADVYSFGMLLMEMVGRRKNLNALADHSSQMYFPSWIYDQVNEGKDILEDQATEQEKNTIKKMTIVALWCIQLKPIDRPSMLRVVQMLEADIESLQMPPKPFLVPQQTSNDDRINMANPTSLRDLSNVCSIDSSYQFGR
- the LOC118055639 gene encoding LEAF RUST 10 DISEASE-RESISTANCEUS RECEPTOR-LIKE PROTEIN KINASE-like 2.4 isoform X6 produces the protein MLSGISKHLFGAYPALLLLVILAGHQSCSASKNSTVDCAPSSCGNIHNISFPFRLSTDPNSCGDKKYELTCENNRPALYLNNGVKYYVQAIHYSNFTIRLVVADVQKDDCFSIPRHSLFLDDYLPYRIYGWFGYDIPSSVSFSFISCPKPIPSPPHYIVDASSCKNGSTLFNSHNMEGYSSYVFIGDSLGGIPDSCRVNLIYLAPFTFQPKNRTNISYIDVRDTILYGFDLSWSGACCDFLKENPCNFDEAEISFQCRFLADYILTYLSYLVIDLWPLNRYLPGGLELNLYKNGKHSTKNISLYALSILTVLLITLLLLVFIGIYHTLLFICGLPCLITLLVYKWQRRHLSMYCKIEEFLQSHDHNLTLIRYSYSEIKKITHGFNDKLGEGGYGSVYKGKLRSGRFAAVKMLRKEKGNGQEFINEVATIGRIHHCNVVQLIGFTVEGSKRALIYEFMPNGSLEKYIFSRQGTIPLSNQKIYEISLGVARGIEYLHQGCDMQILHFDIKPHNILLDENFTPKVSDFGLAKLYPTNNSIVSLTMARGTIGYMAPELFYKSIGGVSYKADVYSFGMLLMEMVGRRKNLNALADHSSQMYFPSWIYDQVNEGKDILEDQATEQEKNTIKKMTIVALWCIQLKPIDRPSMLRVVQMLEADIESLQMPPKPFLVPQQTSNDDRINMANPTSLRDLSNVCSIDSSYQFGR
- the LOC118055639 gene encoding LEAF RUST 10 DISEASE-RESISTANCEUS RECEPTOR-LIKE PROTEIN KINASE-like 2.4 isoform X1; this encodes MLSGISKHLFGAYPALLLLVILAGHQSCSASKNSTVDCAPSSCGNIHNISFPFRLSTDPNSCGDKKYELTCENNRPALYLNNGVKYYVQAIHYSNFTIRLVVADVQKDDCFSIPRHSLFLDDYLPYRIYGWFGYDIPSSVSFSFISCPKPIPSPPHYIVDASSCKNGSTLFNSHNMEGYSSYVFIGDSLGGIPDSCRVNLIYLAPFTFQPKNRTNISYIDVRDTILYGFDLSWSGACCDFLKENPCNFDEAEISFQCRLIGNPIEFAMGFLADYILTYLSYLVIDLWPLNRYLPAVRLTFYGSSGGLELNLYKNGKHSTKNISLYALSILTVLLITLLLLVFIGIYHTLLFICGLPCLITLLVYKWQRRHLSMYCKIEEFLQSHDHNLTLIRYSYSEIKKITHGFNDKLGEGGYGSVYKGKLRSGRFAAVKMLRKEKGNGQEFINEVATIGRIHHCNVVQLIGFTVEGSKRALIYEFMPNGSLEKYIFSRQGTIPLSNQKIYEISLGVARGIEYLHQGCDMQILHFDIKPHNILLDENFTPKVSDFGLAKLYPTNNSIVSLTMARGTIGYMAPELFYKSIGGVSYKADVYSFGMLLMEMVGRRKNLNALADHSSQMYFPSWIYDQVNEGKDILEDQATEQEKNTIKKMTIVALWCIQLKPIDRPSMLRVVQMLEADIESLQMPPKPFLVPQQTSNDDRINMANPTSLRDLSNVCSIDSSYQFGR